The Halichondria panicea chromosome 17, odHalPani1.1, whole genome shotgun sequence DNA segment AATACAAGAAAATGTTCGTTCAAGTCATAAACAAAGTTATTTTTTCAGTTCCAATTTCCTGAGATTTGGACGCGAGACGGATCGAATGGAGTCCCTTTAAATGGCGAACCCTCGGCATTCCATGCCTTCCTCAGTATGTCGTGAGCCTTCTGTAAAGGGGAGGAGTAGGTAGTAACTGATAAAGAATTTTGTGAGTATTGATTTATGTACGGAAAAATTCCATAGTACAAACTCTACAATACAAAGCTTCCTTTGTCACACACATAGTtaaataagataaaatacgggaggaataaagaaagaaagaagagaCAAAGAAAAAAGTCATAGGCAAATATTCAGAGGTGATTTTGTCTAAGGAATAAATCTGTAACATCGGCTCATCTATAATTACTCGAGTGCACTTGCCTTATCCGAGCTGGATGGTTTCCCAAGCATCTTCATGTGGTTGTCATAGCTTGCTTTCTGTATGGCAGCTTGGGTTTCCACGTCGAACTCACTGATATCACGAGTGGTGTCCACCTTGGTGAGGTCAATCCCCTTCTCCCCCACAAACACACTCTTCCACATGATCTCCTTGGTCTTGTCCAGAGTGATGACCAGGCATCTTTTGGCGCTGTCCAGTAGCCACATGCTGTCCTCCACCTTGATCTTGTGGAGGAGGCGGCTCTCGAGGAGCAGCTGAGGAGGAGTGGCACCATGATTATAGCAATTTAATGTCTATATACACATAGCTGATACAAAGCACTGAAGCTAGCTAAACTTTCCTGACACACTACAGAATAAAAACTTTGAGTCTATTCCTGGAGTCTTATACAGCTAGCTGTTAATTAACCCACCATAATAATTAAGCATATGAATTCCTATATTATGGCTcagaaccataattatagtgcgaACTTTTCGATAGTTAGCAATCCTCCACAAACATAGCTAACGGCGGACACAACGTACATTGACATAtagtatagcgtgaaatttatTCAACAAAATGTTTTCAGAGGCagttccacgaaaattaaatgccttgaaaatttcgcgaCAATATTTTTCACTGTACAGTAAACTGTATTGTTCAGTACCAACCTTCCTCCTTGGCCTGATGAGCTCCACTTTAAGGCGATCACTTTTTATATCCACCCTTACGTCCTTGGACTTGGTTCCTTTGGAAACAGGAACCCGTATGTCCAAATCCAACAGAGTCTGAGACCACTTGTAGTTGTCCATCTCAGCTCCGTTGTACGTGTCCGAGACCTTCTCAGCAGCTGCCGTCACTTGCTTCACTAACTCCGACGATTTCGCCGAAGAGCTCGGAGGAGGGAGAGTGATGGGTAGTTCATCCGTGATGGGTTCAATTGAGGGTGGAGTCTCGAGAAGTTTAGTCTCCGCCTCTCTCATCAGCTCAGTCTCTCGCTTACGAGTGAGAAGCTCGTACTTCTTGAAGGCCTGAGAAATCGgaaaaacattataattaagtAGAGTACCTATTTAATACAGACAATTATATTTAAGGCCTAATTAAAATGAAGCAATCCAATATATAACtaacatgtatgtgtatgatTACATGACACGTATGATATTAACTTAGTACTACCACAGGTTCATACAAATACGTATTTAAGGTTCCACATTTTCCAGTATCGTACCGACAAGACCATAGTCTCGGACTCTCTCTCCAGGAAGCCCATCTTGGCTTGAGTGTCGCCAGGCTCCATGATAATGAAGAAGTCAGTCCTCCGGGCCAGGAAGCTGAAAATGGTGTCCATAAACACTGGCAGCTTCACACAGTCTTGGAGAATGCCCATCAGAGCAGCGTCGTACTTTCCACCACCAACATTACCCAGTGGGAGACCTGCAGCCATTCTGAACGAGATTCTTGAGTCAggaagcttcaaaaacaaagGACAAAAAAAGCAGTAAACAATTTTTTGCTGATCTGGCAGTATTTTGCCAtgcttacatgtactatatgtACCTTTGACCCCATGTGCgctgaactttgacctcattGTAGTCCACGTGCTCCTTGCTGCGATCAGAACTAAAATGGCATCTAGAGCGCTGGTAAGAGTTGCTTCCAGTACCAGACCACTGCTGACAAGAGTGAGGCCGTCTGCTCAATGGAGACACCTCTCAGCTGTACCGATTTGGAGGAGTAAGACTCCCACCACTTCAATTACTTCCTACAAGTGGACTCCTTCTCTTATTGGTTGGCAGCAGACTCGAGGGATGGCTTCAGATGAGCTAACAGTTTCAGACCTGGAGGATAGGGCTCAACAAGTCCTTAAACTGTTTGATAAAGTGGATCCAGCCAAGGTGAGCTATAATTAGAATTCCATATGTACTACTTCGGTGATCACACATTTTTTTGTACCACCACTAGAGCATTTTATGTACTTTCTTAAGGTGCCATTTTTTGGTTTGCATGTCGTTCAGTATGTGTGAGAACAATTTATGAGTATAATAGTATTGGTATAGCTGTCAGTGTggtaacccctccccccccctctcttTCACAGGTTACGCTGGAGGCCCACTTCACGAACGACCTAGGATTGGACAGTCTGGATGCAGTGGAGGTCGTGATGGCATTCGAGGATGAGTTTGGTAAGTGATAAGTGGACATGTTATGTTTAATCAGGGCCACATCCAGGATTGGGAAAATGTAGGGGGGGCATGCTCCTGGAAAATGTTGAATATTTTGAGGGCTCTAAGATCGATTCTGGTGCATTTTCAGATCCATCAGTACAAAGATTTCTGGGGGAGGGGGACGAATTacgcccctcccccctcaatgcagccctagCCTGGGCATgttacatacagtacagtgtatgtatgcatgttatCTATGGCATGGTAATTTCCATGCTCCCTTTTCTAGGTGACAAAATAATCTATTGTTGGCTGCTTTTCGCTTACTGTATCCTGCCTTTATTCAGCATTGACCCCACCCATTCTCGTTCTACAGGCATTGAGATCTCAGATGAGGACGCTGAGAAGATACTCAGTGCTAAAGATGCTGTAGATTTCTTAAAGAATGCTCTCGATGTTCATTAATGACACTGTACTGGTGCTAGCTATGCTAGTGTATGCTTAGTGTGCATATCTCTTTCAGTTCATTTCTATTGTGTGGCCACTGTTACAATTATAGTTTTATGTAGACTTTCTTGTGAAgaaattgaacaatgtgacctcAATATTCAtttatctatgattaaacTGCATGTCCACAGACAAGACATtgtgacaataataattattcattgcatgtacTGTAATAAAACAataatgaatgaatgaatttTCTAATAAGTGAGTTTGGCTAGTCGGTTTACAGTCTTGACAATGGCAGCAGCAATAGATGCCTTTCCCTTAATTGTACCGTGTTCATTCTGTAATGTGAGAAATTCATAAACCTTACAATACACAAGCCACCATGCAATCTTACCAAGATGTGAGCTGTCAGTTCATTGCTGAGTTGTCTCACTTCATTTTTCACACCAAGCAGTGTCTTTACTTCCCTGCGTTGGTGGTATTGCATAGCATAGTTACATACATGCTCAACTAAAGCATTCTCTCACTTACTCTTCATGTTTCCTTGCAGCCTTCACCCTTGCTTTGCTAAACTTAGCCATCGCCCTCTTTTGCTCCTGGTAAAGCCTGCAATTTAATAATAGGCAAACActtgactacatgtatatacatggatCCTGTAAAGTACCCAATTCCTGTAAGTGACCGACCACGCACAATAAGCATGTAAATAACTCCtacacattgtacagtacgtggCTCACTTTTCTAGTTTCTCGTAGGTTGTTACTGCTTTTTCGAAGGCCTCACAGAGCACGTCCTGAAAAGACACAGAGTCAGGGTCACCCTCCTCCACTAACTCTGTCCTCCCAGTGAGGACCTTGGTCTCATTCTCGTGAGATAACTGCCTCTCTTGCAGGAAATGCTTCACAAGAGGACTCTGACCAAAAACGTTAAATTGGACATGCTCAAATGTGGAGGGCGCAACTGGAACAGGTGCCTACACAAAATGAGATTATTATGTTCATCAATACAGTAGCAAATAATAATTCACAAAAATTATGTAGATCGAGAATCTTCAGTACCTCAGATTCTTTGTTTCTCTTTAAGATTGCCATAGCCTTGTCTTTCCACAGATTTTTCTTCACACCATCGCTTTTATCTGCAGATTTATCACCATTTTGCTTCTTTAAAGAAGGTGGTGGCCGGGGGTTAGGGTTAGCTGGTGGCTTAATCCCTCTCTGTGTCAGTGACTTCAATGGAGCTTGTATTTTTGTTAATTGAGTCGCATTTCGAGCTAAGGCAGAACCATTCAGCTGAGAAATTCTTCTTGGCGGGGCAACCATAGATTTTACTGTGGCTTGGCTTTTTGTTGGTCCAGGTTTGTACTGAGGCTGTTTAGAAGATATAACTCCTGTTCTTTCTAACTTTTGCTTCAGCCCAGGAGGAGCATTTCTCGTCACGTACTCTTCTAGTGAATAATTTCTTGGCATAGCTTTAGGCACACTCATCTTTCCTTTAGCACTTGTTGTTGGTTTCTTAACTGGAGATTGCTGCTGCGACACGATTTTCGCTGGTTGTTTGGCCTCTATTGATATGACTTTTCCAGGAGGGAGTGGCTTGGCTCGGACCTGCTCTGCAGTTCTAGTCCTCTTAGTCAGCATCTCACGAGTGGCTTGAGCTTGGGTCTTGACAAGTCTCTCCTTTGAAGCTGAAATGTGTATCTTTTCATTTGCTAGAGATGCAGCCAACTCCTCGTTGAAATTGCTAAGAGATATGCGAACAGATTTTCCACTATCACTTTTGAGGGATTCATCGCGTTTGGGTGGCGCCCGTTTTTGTTCCCGTTTTTGTTTAATTTCTTCAGATTCTTTCAGGAGG contains these protein-coding regions:
- the LOC135351230 gene encoding nudC domain-containing protein 3-like, with amino-acid sequence MAAGLPLGNVGGGKYDAALMGILQDCVKLPVFMDTIFSFLARRTDFFIIMEPGDTQAKMGFLERESETMVLSAFKKYELLTRKRETELMREAETKLLETPPSIEPITDELPITLPPPSSSAKSSELVKQVTAAAEKVSDTYNGAEMDNYKWSQTLLDLDIRVPVSKGTKSKDVRVDIKSDRLKVELIRPRRKLLLESRLLHKIKVEDSMWLLDSAKRCLVITLDKTKEIMWKSVFVGEKGIDLTKVDTTRDISEFDVETQAAIQKASYDNHMKMLGKPSSSDKKAHDILRKAWNAEGSPFKGTPFDPSRVQISGNWN
- the LOC135351231 gene encoding acyl carrier protein-like, which translates into the protein MASRALVRVASSTRPLLTRVRPSAQWRHLSAVPIWRSKTPTTSITSYKWTPSLIGWQQTRGMASDELTVSDLEDRAQQVLKLFDKVDPAKVTLEAHFTNDLGLDSLDAVEVVMAFEDEFGIEISDEDAEKILSAKDAVDFLKNALDVH
- the LOC135351226 gene encoding uncharacterized protein LOC135351226, with the translated sequence MLVQFRESTFSPWGNRPRSGRRSPLPDASEKYSCCIGSISTVNQILSDQGLQYPSELPPLVSKPSTETVLSANEDLMAHGQRRGKKPPAKKPLQLIKAPVIKVVTTPAPFIAPEYIPPPNEESKLVELASFPGFNPHQPTPLPHGLDPLEQMQRTSRAQTMLSIKREGFRETWKILLYKPSSQAIFQDYFWWFFLHKYQNSKLLSVQNQLFNRISVNYVNLLCENVDLRWRDPFFKMYPDVIAQCVYSTFVHAYPASWNSFDDSFKSALITMISLWQVGTRPLITAWKKWNINVLEPANHLKHLMKEKSDEGSSGKSPRKKIFELDALLKESEEIKQKREQKRAPPKRDESLKSDSGKSVRISLSNFNEELAASLANEKIHISASKERLVKTQAQATREMLTKRTRTAEQVRAKPLPPGKVISIEAKQPAKIVSQQQSPVKKPTTSAKGKMSVPKAMPRNYSLEEYVTRNAPPGLKQKLERTGVISSKQPQYKPGPTKSQATVKSMVAPPRRISQLNGSALARNATQLTKIQAPLKSLTQRGIKPPANPNPRPPPSLKKQNGDKSADKSDGVKKNLWKDKAMAILKRNKESEAPVPVAPSTFEHVQFNVFGQSPLVKHFLQERQLSHENETKVLTGRTELVEEGDPDSVSFQDVLCEAFEKAVTTYEKLEKLYQEQKRAMAKFSKARVKAARKHEEEVKTLLGVKNEVRQLSNELTAHILNEHGTIKGKASIAAAIVKTVNRLAKLTY